The segment AGCGACCGGGCGACCAGGACAGGTCCACGGTGACCGGCCCGCGGGCGACCAGACCGCGGACCCGCCCGGTGGGCCAGGCGGCCGGCAGCGCGGGCAGCAGGCGGAGCCGGGCGACGCCGTCCGGGCCGGTGTCGCCGCTGCCCAGCAGCATGGCCACGATCAGGGCGGGGAGGCCGCCGGCCAGGTCCACGTTGAACATGTGGTCGCGGTTGTGGGTGGGCACCAGGTTGGGCCGCCAGTAGGCGTCGGCGATTCGTTGCAGGGCCGCGTACGCCTCCTCGGCCAGACCGAGATGTGCTGCCGCGACGCCGAGCAGCGCGAGCCCGTACCCCATCTCGTCGGACGCCCCGCTCAGCCACCACCGCAACCGGGACCGCACGGCGCGCACCGCGGCGGCGCGCAGCGCCGGGTCTGCTTCGACGGCCGGGTCGCCGGCGTAGAGGAAGGGGTAGAGGTGGCTGCTGTGCCGGTGCTGATGGTGGTCCGGGAAGCGCGGATCGATCCATTCGGCCAGCTCGCCGGCGTCGTTGATCCGGTACGCGGGCAGGGCCGCCAGCAACTCCCGCCACCGCGGCTCGTCGGGGTCGCGGAAATCCAGGATGTCGGTGACGGCGAGGAGGTTGCGCAGCAGGTCGGATACGACCTGTACGTCCATTGTGGCGTCCACCGTGGCCTGGTCCCGGTCGCCGCCCGGGTCGTTTTCCGGGGAGTAGGACGGGCTGAACCGGGCCCGCCCGTCGACGATCTCCGCGAACGCCAGGTGGAACGAGGCGACTTCCCGCAGGAACGGCAGCGCCCGCGAGGCGAGGAATTCCCGGTCGCCGGTGTGCTGCCAGTGGTCCAGGTAGAGGCGGCCGAGCCAGGCGGCCCCGGCGGTCCAGAAGGTCAGGCACCAGATCGGGCCGAAGTGGTTCTGCCGGCCGTGTGTGCCGAGGTGCGCCGGCGCGTAGAGGCCGGGCAGGCCGTAGAGGCGCCGGGCGTTCTCCCGGAAGTCGTCGCGCAGGCTGTCGAGCAGGTCGAAGAGCGGCGGCATCAGCTCCGGCGTGCCGGTGGAGTGCACGGCGAGCAGCGCGGCCTGCAGGTTGCCGTCGATGGTCCAGCCGCTGCGCCACGGCGGCGAGTAGGTGCCGCTCCAGACGCCCTGCAGGGTCGGCGGGCGGGTGCCGGTGCTGCTGATGATCGCGTATCGGCCGGCGTCGAAGAGCTGCTGCTCACGCCGCCCGCCGAGGTCCAGCGACACCCGTTCGAAGAGGTCGCGATGCCGCACGGCGTGCTCTTCCAGGAGCGTTTCGAAGCTGCCTTCCGGCAGTTCGGCGAGGGCGGCCGCGGGAGTGCGCAGGCCGGGCACGGTGCGAGCCACGATCAACACCGATTGCGGGGTACGCCGTAAGCGCACCGCCACGGTCCAGCCCTCGAGTGCCCCCGCCCAGCGCGGCCCGGCAAACCGTCCAGTGAGGACCAGGCTGTCCACCGCATATTCGATCGGCCGTTCCGGCACCCCGTCGATCGGCCCGACCGAAACCGTCGCATCGCTGCCGGTGAGCCGCACGACGAGCGCGTCCGCGGCCCGGGAGACGAAGGCGTCGCAGGTCACCCCGGCCCACTCCTGGCGGACCACACCGGTCGCGAAGTCGGTGCCGCGCTGGTAGCCGTCGCCGGGGGAGTCCGGCGTGACGACGATCGTGGCGGCTCCGATCAGCGGATCGATCCAGCGCGTTTCGGCGTACCCCGGATGCTCTTGCACCGCGAGGTCGCAGACAGCCTGAGCCGCGTCGCTGAAGCGCCCGGTGTCGAGGAGTTCGCGCAGTCGCGGCAGCGCCGCGGCGGTGGCCGGCGCCGGGAGCGGCTCGGTGACCG is part of the Actinoplanes sp. NBC_00393 genome and harbors:
- a CDS encoding glycosyl hydrolase family 95 catalytic domain-containing protein; the protein is MQSQVNPSFRDATRTEDWEHALISGNGRQGALCYGSPTALRFTLAHEDLFQPVTEPLPAPATAAALPRLRELLDTGRFSDAAQAVCDLAVQEHPGYAETRWIDPLIGAATIVVTPDSPGDGYQRGTDFATGVVRQEWAGVTCDAFVSRAADALVVRLTGSDATVSVGPIDGVPERPIEYAVDSLVLTGRFAGPRWAGALEGWTVAVRLRRTPQSVLIVARTVPGLRTPAAALAELPEGSFETLLEEHAVRHRDLFERVSLDLGGRREQQLFDAGRYAIISSTGTRPPTLQGVWSGTYSPPWRSGWTIDGNLQAALLAVHSTGTPELMPPLFDLLDSLRDDFRENARRLYGLPGLYAPAHLGTHGRQNHFGPIWCLTFWTAGAAWLGRLYLDHWQHTGDREFLASRALPFLREVASFHLAFAEIVDGRARFSPSYSPENDPGGDRDQATVDATMDVQVVSDLLRNLLAVTDILDFRDPDEPRWRELLAALPAYRINDAGELAEWIDPRFPDHHQHRHSSHLYPFLYAGDPAVEADPALRAAAVRAVRSRLRWWLSGASDEMGYGLALLGVAAAHLGLAEEAYAALQRIADAYWRPNLVPTHNRDHMFNVDLAGGLPALIVAMLLGSGDTGPDGVARLRLLPALPAAWPTGRVRGLVARGPVTVDLSWSPGRFEAVLLSPVDREVELAHPRGMTSLRLTAGRPFPVCG